In one window of Gouania willdenowi chromosome 8, fGouWil2.1, whole genome shotgun sequence DNA:
- the nup85 gene encoding nuclear pore complex protein Nup85 isoform X1, with protein sequence MEELDVEAVVTEIPAVSTGKHMGFAWGPGDILVYETLYKAKGASSSGSSLIHEVRKDEDIYSPILRKLFNESHHIFVGLQTVGEDVPSKNKKPQFVSISKNYRSVIRACMEELQQLAVLTKDAEAATRLGNQVSILLAIELIWNLCEVLFIDAAPAGSLLLHLLDWVRLHKADVDEKTREVLQSESPAEHHNYWDVVVSYVLQGRVEEARQMLVKQANLHPAARGMFKLMDKLLSKMPFYNPRSTQTLTEFDVIWRHWHEEVDRCLQDNSFSSNQHLEFICKILLGDEDSLLECKDLLGTWYHFLVTRLLFCHPTVKPTDLHYYAQSCMTMFLDSRSVSEPLDSILLASFEFDIHQVIKDCSIVLNNWWFVAHLTDLLDHCKLLQSHNLHFGSNLREFLLLEYASGLFTHHSLWQLAVDYFDHCPEFGRVYLELQIERVPLETERKALKVLRVCEERQMSEQVRSICKIMATRALRNNRLGSALSWSIRAKDAAFATLISERFLQDYSTRGTFSDLDLIDNLGPSMLLSNRLTFLGKYREFHRLYGQKHFSKAAKLLLSLMTAKIAPQSFWMTLLTDALPLLEQKEVIFSVDQTYELMFCLEELTFSQVAAAASEKKPRQEDDVEQTKVELLRLALARNLATAIVKEGTVDT encoded by the exons ATGGAGGAGTTAGACGTGGAGGCGGTAGTAACT GAAATCCCTGCAGTTAGTACTGGAAAGCATATGGGATTTGCATGGGGTCCAGGTGACATCCTCGTTTATGAGACCTTGTACAAAGCTAAAG gtgcTTCCAGTTCAGGGAGTTCTCTGATCCACGAAGTAAGGAAAGACGAGGACATCTACTCTCCCATTTTACGCAAACTCTTCAATGAGTCTCATCACATCTTTGTCGGCCTGCAAACTGTAGGAGAGGATGTCCCCAGCAAGAACAAGAAACCTCA GTTTGTCAGCATCAGTAAAAACTATAGATCTGTTATTCGAGCATGTATGGAGGAGCTTCAGCAGTTGGCag TGTTAACAAAAGATGCTGAAGCGGCCACACGGTTGGGAAATCAG GTTTCGATCCTCTTGGCAATCGAACTGATCTGGAATCTGTGTGAAGTGCTTTTCATTGATGCTGCTCCAG CGGGGTCCTTGTTGCTTCATCTACTGGACTGGGTGAGATTACATAAGGCTGATGTGGATGAGAAGACCAGAGAGGTGCTGCAGAGTGAAAGCCCTGCTGAGCACCACAACTACTGGGATGTG gtggtGAGTTACGTGCTGCAGGGCAGGGTAGAAGAAGCCAGGCAGATGCTGGTGAAACAGGCCAACCTGCATCCTGCAGCAAGAGGCATGTTCAAGTTGATGGATAAGCTCCTCAGCAAAATGCCCTTTTATAAT CCCAGGAGCACTCAGACGCTGACAGAGTTTGATGTGATTTGGAGGCACTGGCACGAGGAGGTGGACCGCTGCCTGCAGGACAACTCATTTTCCAGCAACCAACATCTGGAGTTCATCTGTAAG ATCCTTCTGGGGGATGAAGACTCACTGCTGGAGTGTAAGGACCTACTGGGGACCTGGTACCACTTCCTCGTCACTAGACTGCTGTTCTGCCACCCAACAGTGAAGCCCACCGACCTCCATTATTATGCACAG TCCTGCATGACGATGTTCTTGGACTCCAGGAGCGTCTCTGAGCCTCTGGACAGCATCTTACTGGCTTcctttgagtttgacatccaTCAGGTCATTAAGGACTGCAG CATTGTCCTCAACAACTGGTGGTTCGTGGCCCATTTGACAGATTTGCTGGATCACTGCAAACTGCTCCAATCACACAATCTACA cttTGGTTCCAACCTGAGAGAGTTTCTACTCCTAGAGTACGCTTCAGGTCTCTTCACACACCACAG TCTTTGGCAGCTTGCCGTGGATTACTTTGACCACTGCCCAGAGTTTGGCCGGGTTTACCTGGAGCTGCAGATCGAGAGAGTTCCTTTAGAGACGGAGCGAAAAGCCCTGAAGGTGCTCAGGGTCTGTGAGGAGAGGCAGATGTCAGAGCAAG tacgAAGTATCTGTAAGATCATGGCTACGCGAGCTTTAAGGAACAACCGACTGGGTTCAGCTCTGTCCTGGAGCATTAGAGCCAAAGATGCTGCCTTTGCCACCCTCATTTCGGAGAG ATTCTTACAGGACTACAGCACCAGAGGAACCTTCTCTGATCTGGATCTGATCGACAACTTGGGTCCATCGATGCTGCTCAGCAACAGGCTCACGTTCCTTG GAAAGTACCGTGAGTTCCACAGGCTGTACGGACAGAAGCATTTCAGCAAGGCCGCTAAGCTGCTGCTCTCCCTCATGACTGCTAAGATCGCTCCTCAGAGCTTCTGGATGACTCTGCTGACTGATGCTCTGCCTCTGCTGGAGCAGAAAGAG GTGATCTTCTCTGTGGATCAAACCTATGAGCTGATGTTCTGCTTGGAGGAACTCACGTTCTCACAGGTCGCAGCAGCTGCAAGTGAGAAAAAGCCCCGTCAG GAGGACGATGTGGAGCAAACTAAAGTGGAGCTGCTTAGACTCGCACTTGCCAGAAATCTGGCCACGGCCATCGTGAAAGAAGGAACAGTTGATACGTGA
- the nup85 gene encoding nuclear pore complex protein Nup85 isoform X2: MEELDVEAVVTEIPAVSTGKHMGFAWGPGDILVYETLYKAKGASSSGSSLIHEVRKDEDIYSPILRKLFNESHHIFVGLQTVGEDVPSKNKKPQFVSISKNYRSVIRACMEELQQLAVLTKDAEAATRLGNQVSILLAIELIWNLCEVLFIDAAPAGSLLLHLLDWVRLHKADVDEKTREVLQSESPAEHHNYWDVVVSYVLQGRVEEARQMLVKQANLHPAARGMFKLMDKLLSKMPFYNPRSTQTLTEFDVIWRHWHEEVDRCLQDNSFSSNQHLEFICKILLGDEDSLLECKDLLGTWYHFLVTRLLFCHPTVKPTDLHYYAQSCMTMFLDSRSVSEPLDSILLASFEFDIHQVIKDCSIVLNNWWFVAHLTDLLDHCKLLQSHNLHFGSNLREFLLLEYASGLFTHHSLWQLAVDYFDHCPEFGRVYLELQIERVPLETERKALKVLRVCEERQMSEQVRSICKIMATRALRNNRLGSALSWSIRAKDAAFATLISERFLQDYSTRGTFSDLDLIDNLGPSMLLSNRLTFSQVAAAASEKKPRQEDDVEQTKVELLRLALARNLATAIVKEGTVDT, from the exons ATGGAGGAGTTAGACGTGGAGGCGGTAGTAACT GAAATCCCTGCAGTTAGTACTGGAAAGCATATGGGATTTGCATGGGGTCCAGGTGACATCCTCGTTTATGAGACCTTGTACAAAGCTAAAG gtgcTTCCAGTTCAGGGAGTTCTCTGATCCACGAAGTAAGGAAAGACGAGGACATCTACTCTCCCATTTTACGCAAACTCTTCAATGAGTCTCATCACATCTTTGTCGGCCTGCAAACTGTAGGAGAGGATGTCCCCAGCAAGAACAAGAAACCTCA GTTTGTCAGCATCAGTAAAAACTATAGATCTGTTATTCGAGCATGTATGGAGGAGCTTCAGCAGTTGGCag TGTTAACAAAAGATGCTGAAGCGGCCACACGGTTGGGAAATCAG GTTTCGATCCTCTTGGCAATCGAACTGATCTGGAATCTGTGTGAAGTGCTTTTCATTGATGCTGCTCCAG CGGGGTCCTTGTTGCTTCATCTACTGGACTGGGTGAGATTACATAAGGCTGATGTGGATGAGAAGACCAGAGAGGTGCTGCAGAGTGAAAGCCCTGCTGAGCACCACAACTACTGGGATGTG gtggtGAGTTACGTGCTGCAGGGCAGGGTAGAAGAAGCCAGGCAGATGCTGGTGAAACAGGCCAACCTGCATCCTGCAGCAAGAGGCATGTTCAAGTTGATGGATAAGCTCCTCAGCAAAATGCCCTTTTATAAT CCCAGGAGCACTCAGACGCTGACAGAGTTTGATGTGATTTGGAGGCACTGGCACGAGGAGGTGGACCGCTGCCTGCAGGACAACTCATTTTCCAGCAACCAACATCTGGAGTTCATCTGTAAG ATCCTTCTGGGGGATGAAGACTCACTGCTGGAGTGTAAGGACCTACTGGGGACCTGGTACCACTTCCTCGTCACTAGACTGCTGTTCTGCCACCCAACAGTGAAGCCCACCGACCTCCATTATTATGCACAG TCCTGCATGACGATGTTCTTGGACTCCAGGAGCGTCTCTGAGCCTCTGGACAGCATCTTACTGGCTTcctttgagtttgacatccaTCAGGTCATTAAGGACTGCAG CATTGTCCTCAACAACTGGTGGTTCGTGGCCCATTTGACAGATTTGCTGGATCACTGCAAACTGCTCCAATCACACAATCTACA cttTGGTTCCAACCTGAGAGAGTTTCTACTCCTAGAGTACGCTTCAGGTCTCTTCACACACCACAG TCTTTGGCAGCTTGCCGTGGATTACTTTGACCACTGCCCAGAGTTTGGCCGGGTTTACCTGGAGCTGCAGATCGAGAGAGTTCCTTTAGAGACGGAGCGAAAAGCCCTGAAGGTGCTCAGGGTCTGTGAGGAGAGGCAGATGTCAGAGCAAG tacgAAGTATCTGTAAGATCATGGCTACGCGAGCTTTAAGGAACAACCGACTGGGTTCAGCTCTGTCCTGGAGCATTAGAGCCAAAGATGCTGCCTTTGCCACCCTCATTTCGGAGAG ATTCTTACAGGACTACAGCACCAGAGGAACCTTCTCTGATCTGGATCTGATCGACAACTTGGGTCCATCGATGCTGCTCAGCAACAGG CTCACGTTCTCACAGGTCGCAGCAGCTGCAAGTGAGAAAAAGCCCCGTCAG GAGGACGATGTGGAGCAAACTAAAGTGGAGCTGCTTAGACTCGCACTTGCCAGAAATCTGGCCACGGCCATCGTGAAAGAAGGAACAGTTGATACGTGA